A part of Streptomyces sp. DSM 40750 genomic DNA contains:
- a CDS encoding aldehyde dehydrogenase family protein produces the protein MPELFIGGVWRAALDERTREIRCPADGSLVAVVDEGGGKDTVEAIAAARRAFDEGPWPATSPADRGDLLLRVADLLVRDKDALARAESLDTGKRLVESEYDIDDIANCFRYFGRAATAETGRVVDTGQAGVDSRVVYEPVGVCALITPWNYPLLQTAWKVAPALAAGNTFVLKPSELTPHTAIHLMRLLEEAGLPPGAANLVLGAGPEAGAPLSDHPDVDLVSFTGGLQTGRRLMANAAASVKKVALELGGKNPNIVFADADFDTAVDMALTAVFLHSGQVCSAGARLLVEDSLHDRFVDEVVRRAQEIRLGGPFDERAQTGPLISAAHRSKVEEYVAKGIAEGAVLRCGGDRPSGDAYDKGFYYLPTVLDECTSTMSVVQDESFGPVLTVERFSTEDEAVRLANDTIYGLAGAVWTTDEARAQRVAARLRIGTVWINDYHPYVPQAEWGGFKQSGFGRELGPSGLAEYREAKHIWRNTDPSPQGWFD, from the coding sequence ATGCCCGAACTTTTCATCGGCGGAGTGTGGCGGGCCGCGCTCGACGAGCGGACCCGTGAGATCCGCTGTCCCGCCGACGGCAGCCTGGTCGCGGTCGTCGACGAGGGCGGCGGCAAGGACACCGTGGAGGCGATCGCGGCCGCACGTCGCGCCTTCGACGAGGGCCCCTGGCCCGCCACCTCGCCCGCGGACCGCGGTGACCTGCTGCTTCGGGTCGCCGACCTCCTCGTACGCGACAAGGACGCGCTCGCGCGCGCCGAGTCCCTCGACACCGGCAAGCGGCTGGTGGAGAGCGAGTACGACATCGACGACATCGCGAACTGCTTCCGCTACTTCGGGCGTGCCGCCACCGCCGAGACGGGCCGGGTCGTCGACACCGGCCAGGCGGGCGTCGACAGCCGGGTCGTGTACGAGCCGGTCGGGGTGTGCGCGCTGATCACCCCCTGGAACTACCCCCTACTTCAGACGGCCTGGAAGGTCGCCCCGGCGCTCGCGGCGGGCAACACCTTCGTGCTGAAGCCGAGCGAGCTGACCCCGCACACCGCGATCCACCTCATGCGCCTCCTGGAGGAGGCCGGGCTGCCGCCGGGTGCGGCCAACCTGGTCCTCGGAGCCGGCCCCGAGGCGGGCGCCCCGCTCTCCGATCACCCGGACGTGGACCTGGTCTCCTTCACCGGTGGTCTCCAGACCGGTCGGCGGCTGATGGCCAACGCCGCGGCCAGCGTGAAGAAGGTCGCCCTGGAGCTCGGCGGCAAGAACCCGAACATCGTCTTCGCCGACGCCGACTTCGACACGGCCGTCGACATGGCGCTGACCGCGGTGTTCCTGCACTCGGGGCAGGTGTGCTCGGCGGGCGCCCGCCTGCTGGTGGAGGACTCGCTGCACGACCGGTTCGTCGACGAGGTCGTCCGCCGGGCGCAGGAGATCCGGCTCGGCGGCCCGTTCGACGAGCGCGCGCAGACCGGGCCGCTGATCTCGGCGGCACACCGGTCGAAGGTCGAGGAGTACGTCGCCAAGGGCATCGCCGAGGGCGCGGTACTGCGCTGCGGCGGCGACCGGCCGAGCGGCGACGCGTACGACAAGGGTTTCTACTATCTGCCGACCGTCCTGGACGAGTGCACGAGCACGATGTCCGTGGTCCAGGACGAGTCGTTCGGGCCGGTGCTGACGGTGGAACGGTTCAGCACCGAGGACGAGGCCGTACGGCTGGCCAACGACACCATCTACGGTCTGGCCGGCGCCGTGTGGACGACGGACGAGGCCAGGGCCCAGCGGGTCGCGGCCCGGCTGCGGATCGGCACGGTGTGGATCAACGACTACCACCCGTACGTGCCGCAGGCCGAGTGGGGTGGTTTCAAGCAGTCCGGCTTCGGCCGCGAACTCGGGCCCTCGGGTCTCGCCGAGTACCGCGAGGCGAAGCACATCTGGCGGAACACGGACCCTTCACCTCAGGGTTGGTTCGACTGA
- a CDS encoding APC family permease, with the protein MATIEQPTGPKNTSDDAELTEFGYKPELKRTLGNFHTFAAGISYISILTGTFQLFYFGYGSGGPAYWWSWPMVFIGQFMVALCFAELAARYPVAGSVYNWSKKIGNPHLGWLAGWMMLIASIVSIAAVALAYQLTLPQISDVFQIVGDGTGTYDVATNAVILAAVLILFTTLVNAFGVKLMARINTAGVFIELIATVVLIVLFAVHITRGPQVVLETNGTGEGYGNGYLGAFLVASLASAYVMYGFDTAASLGEESLDPTRNAPRAIIRAIVASFVLGGLILLLALMSVSSLKGEQLSTDGLQYVVLNVLGPTAGKAMLWCVLIAVTVCALAVHTAAVRLAFAMARDNNLPASSKLAKCHPRFQTPVLPTVIIGVLALAILVVNIRQPQIFTVVTSIGIIMIYMAYLGVTVPMLVARLRGKWQPAGDGRFSLGRWGLLVNILAVLWGGGMTLNLIWPRAAVYNAAAPFHWYLQWGAVLFVGIIAGGGFAYYWFIQRHKTGVLAEHRVAVETGTTPPAPPAAPVASPAAD; encoded by the coding sequence ATGGCGACAATCGAGCAACCCACCGGACCAAAGAACACGTCCGACGACGCCGAACTCACCGAGTTCGGCTACAAGCCCGAACTCAAGCGCACTCTCGGCAACTTCCACACCTTCGCCGCCGGGATCAGCTACATCTCGATCCTGACCGGCACCTTCCAGCTGTTCTACTTCGGCTACGGCAGCGGCGGCCCCGCCTACTGGTGGTCGTGGCCCATGGTGTTCATCGGCCAGTTCATGGTCGCGCTCTGCTTCGCGGAGCTGGCTGCCCGCTATCCGGTCGCGGGCTCCGTCTACAACTGGTCGAAGAAGATAGGCAACCCGCACCTGGGCTGGCTCGCCGGCTGGATGATGCTGATCGCCTCGATCGTGTCGATCGCGGCGGTCGCGCTCGCCTACCAGCTGACGCTGCCGCAGATCTCCGACGTGTTCCAGATCGTCGGGGACGGCACGGGTACGTATGACGTGGCGACCAACGCGGTCATCCTGGCAGCGGTGTTGATCCTGTTCACCACCCTGGTGAACGCCTTCGGCGTCAAGCTGATGGCCCGGATCAACACGGCGGGCGTGTTCATCGAGCTGATCGCCACCGTCGTACTGATCGTGCTGTTCGCCGTACACATCACACGTGGCCCGCAGGTGGTCCTGGAGACGAACGGCACCGGAGAGGGGTACGGCAACGGATACCTGGGCGCGTTCCTCGTGGCCTCGCTGGCGTCCGCGTACGTCATGTACGGCTTCGACACGGCCGCCTCGCTCGGTGAGGAGTCGCTGGACCCGACCCGGAACGCGCCGCGCGCGATCATCCGGGCGATCGTCGCCTCCTTCGTCCTCGGCGGTCTGATCCTGCTGCTGGCGCTGATGAGTGTCTCCAGTCTGAAGGGCGAGCAGCTGTCCACCGACGGGCTGCAGTACGTCGTGCTCAACGTGCTCGGCCCGACGGCCGGCAAGGCGATGCTGTGGTGCGTCCTGATCGCGGTCACCGTCTGTGCCCTGGCCGTCCACACCGCCGCCGTCCGGCTGGCGTTCGCGATGGCCCGGGACAACAACCTGCCGGCGTCCTCGAAACTGGCCAAGTGCCACCCGCGTTTCCAGACGCCGGTACTCCCGACCGTGATCATCGGGGTCCTGGCGCTGGCGATCCTCGTGGTCAACATCCGCCAGCCGCAGATCTTCACCGTGGTGACCAGCATCGGCATCATCATGATCTACATGGCCTATCTGGGCGTCACCGTGCCGATGCTGGTGGCGCGGCTGCGCGGCAAGTGGCAGCCCGCCGGGGACGGCCGGTTCTCGCTGGGCCGCTGGGGCCTCCTCGTGAACATCCTCGCCGTGCTGTGGGGCGGGGGCATGACCCTCAACCTGATCTGGCCGCGGGCCGCGGTCTACAACGCGGCCGCACCGTTCCACTGGTATCTGCAGTGGGGCGCGGTCCTCTTCGTCGGGATCATCGCCGGCGGCGGCTTCGCCTACTACTGGTTCATCCAGCGGCACAAGACGGGCGTGCTCGCCGAGCACCGCGTGGCCGTCGAGACCGGGACCACGCCGCCCGCACCGCCCGCCGCGCCCGTCGCCTCCCCGGCGGCCGACTGA
- a CDS encoding GMC family oxidoreductase — MKADEFDYVVVGGGTAGNVVAARLSEDPSVTVCVLEAGPSDVGDDDVMKLERWMGLLESGYDWDYPVEPQVSGNSFMRHARAKVLGGCSSHNSCIAFWAPAEDLDDWAAAGCTGWSAAELFPLYQRLENNDAPGDHHGRTGPVKLRTIKSEDPCGNALLEACVQAGIPTTPFNTGTTVVRGANWFQINSDENNIRQSSSVAYLHPIMGKRPNLEVRTRVRAKKLVLEGRRCVGAEYLDPDLIHTRTVRARREVIVSCGSIDTPKILMLSGIGPAEHLREVGVDVVVDAAGVGENLQDHPEGVIMWEAARPMPTTSNQWWEAGIFYDTEPGLDRPDLMFHYGSVPFDMNTARHGYPTSENAFCLTPNVTRARSRGTVRLRTRDYRDKPKVDPRYFTHEHDVRVMTYGLRLARRIAAQPALSGWAGAELAPGPDVRTDDELLDYIHKTHNTVYHPSCTVKMGADDDTSAPLDARLRVKGVEGLRVADGSVMPDLVTVNPCITTMMIGEKCADLLRADA, encoded by the coding sequence ATGAAGGCAGATGAGTTCGACTACGTCGTGGTCGGCGGCGGCACCGCGGGAAACGTGGTAGCGGCCCGGCTCTCCGAGGATCCGTCGGTCACGGTGTGCGTACTGGAGGCGGGACCCAGTGACGTCGGCGACGACGACGTCATGAAACTGGAACGCTGGATGGGCCTGCTGGAGTCCGGCTACGACTGGGACTACCCGGTCGAGCCGCAGGTCAGCGGCAACAGCTTCATGCGCCATGCGAGAGCGAAGGTCCTCGGCGGCTGTTCCTCCCACAACTCCTGTATCGCCTTCTGGGCACCGGCGGAGGACCTCGACGACTGGGCGGCCGCGGGCTGTACGGGCTGGTCCGCGGCCGAGCTCTTCCCGCTCTACCAGCGCCTCGAGAACAACGACGCGCCCGGCGACCACCACGGCCGCACCGGGCCGGTGAAGCTCCGCACCATCAAGAGCGAGGACCCGTGCGGCAACGCCCTGTTGGAGGCATGCGTCCAGGCGGGTATCCCGACGACGCCCTTCAATACGGGCACGACGGTGGTCCGGGGCGCCAACTGGTTCCAGATCAACTCCGACGAGAACAACATCCGGCAGTCCTCGTCGGTGGCGTATCTGCACCCGATCATGGGCAAGCGCCCGAACCTGGAGGTACGCACCAGGGTACGCGCCAAGAAACTGGTGCTCGAAGGGCGGCGCTGCGTCGGAGCCGAGTATCTGGACCCGGACCTCATCCACACCCGGACGGTACGCGCCCGGCGTGAGGTCATCGTCTCCTGCGGCTCCATCGACACCCCGAAGATCCTCATGCTCTCGGGCATCGGCCCCGCCGAACACCTGCGCGAGGTGGGTGTGGACGTGGTCGTCGACGCGGCGGGCGTCGGCGAGAACCTCCAGGACCACCCCGAGGGCGTCATCATGTGGGAGGCCGCCCGGCCGATGCCCACCACGTCCAACCAGTGGTGGGAAGCGGGCATCTTCTACGACACCGAACCGGGCCTGGACCGGCCGGACCTGATGTTCCACTACGGTTCCGTGCCTTTCGACATGAACACCGCCCGGCACGGCTACCCCACGTCCGAGAACGCGTTCTGTCTGACGCCGAACGTGACGCGGGCCAGGTCCCGGGGCACCGTGCGACTGCGCACCCGGGACTACCGGGACAAGCCGAAGGTCGACCCGCGGTACTTCACGCACGAGCACGATGTCCGCGTGATGACGTACGGTCTCCGTCTCGCCCGGCGGATCGCGGCGCAGCCGGCGCTGAGCGGCTGGGCCGGGGCCGAGCTGGCGCCAGGTCCGGACGTCCGGACCGACGACGAGCTGCTCGACTACATCCACAAGACCCACAACACCGTCTACCACCCGTCCTGCACCGTGAAGATGGGCGCGGACGACGACACCTCGGCCCCGCTGGACGCGCGGCTGCGGGTCAAGGGGGTCGAGGGGCTGCGGGTGGCGGACGGGTCGGTGATGCCGGATCTGGTGACGGTGAATCCGTGCATCACGACGATGATGATCGGCGAGAAGTGTGCGGATCTTTTGAGGGCCGACGCGTAG
- a CDS encoding TetR/AcrR family transcriptional regulator, with the protein MAAAVDCFAQKGFYGTTTHEIAEWVGISQPYLYRLYPNKEALFAAAVDHVSAVMNETLVAHSPASGGSGPTPEAALDAARGAYAALVADRNILRFLMHANCAVGEPLVAQAVRRCYAKQVDTVRQLLGDDEAVRRWFGAGMLDNVVAVLGLADTDEPWAHVLTAR; encoded by the coding sequence ATGGCCGCCGCGGTCGACTGCTTCGCGCAAAAGGGTTTCTACGGTACGACGACGCACGAGATCGCCGAGTGGGTCGGCATCTCTCAGCCGTATCTCTACCGCCTGTACCCGAACAAGGAAGCACTGTTCGCGGCGGCGGTCGACCACGTGTCCGCCGTCATGAACGAAACCTTGGTCGCGCACTCACCGGCCTCGGGTGGGTCAGGGCCGACGCCCGAGGCGGCGTTGGATGCCGCACGCGGCGCCTACGCCGCGCTCGTCGCGGACCGGAACATCCTGCGTTTCCTCATGCACGCGAACTGTGCCGTCGGCGAGCCGCTGGTGGCACAGGCCGTGCGTCGGTGCTACGCCAAGCAGGTTGACACCGTTCGGCAGCTGCTGGGCGACGACGAGGCCGTGCGGCGCTGGTTCGGCGCCGGAATGCTCGACAACGTGGTCGCCGTGCTGGGCCTAGCCGACACCGACGAGCCGTGGGCACACGTCCTCACCGCTCGATGA
- a CDS encoding sensor histidine kinase, translated as MRFRGKSIRRKIVALLLVPLVALTGVWTFATVLTGREASDLFRVADIVEEVGFPTEDTIRVLQQERRQTLVYLADPRASEALTALERSRSATDEAVDEFRAHARDSELRDEMGEATSLRLTAILDALDGLPSLRTTVENGTVTVPEALGHYNNLVDPCFTLLSNLPALDSVEMDKQGRALVNVGRARELLSREDALLSSVLVADRITQDEIRDFSDLVAQRTLMYDISLPQLPSSERDRFQRYWRNANTAPLRSVEQAVIASDPGEPSGVTAKSWDTAVEPVLSDLRDLSVEAGDRYQDRVRPLATDVILKAAVAGVLGLFAVLFSLFMSVRIGRVLIRDLRKLRQEAHETAGVRLPSVMRRLAAGEQVDVETEVPRLEYDKNEIGEVSRALNTLQRAAVEAAVKQSELRSGISEVFVNLARRSQVLLHKQLTLLDTMERRTEDTDELADLFRLDHLTTRMRRHAEGLVILSGAAPSRQWRKPIQLMDVVRAAVAEVEDYERIEVRRLPRVAVTGPAVADLTHLVAELLENATVFSPPHTAVQVLGERVANGFTLEIHDRGLGMSAEALLDANLKLAETPDFELSDTDRLGLFVVSRLAQRQKVRVSLQPSPYGGTTAVVFIPDALLTDDVPDTNGIGFRLDRAHPTREAELEEERNAALSQVPVRLPGLSAAILDGPVELEAPVELEPLAGFPGALDDEDGERGGLFRPRRSLTGVADEQHPARDGEGQQAPLTDPDPTVGPVPLPQRRTPHLVSSHGRSVTGPRPRHSDDESQQGRAGGTEGLADTRPLTALRGDRAEPSAHPGTDRNEPGPLPGAHRAGALPAGGHEGPALPQRRRTNQSGGADPTTSQYGVGEPTPRTDTTTDQAESVPSPLPRRVRQANLAPQLKDGPERRAERERTRPERRPDPTERDADEVRSRMASLQRGWQRGREENVEGDDAHDVSAPRGTIEGDGR; from the coding sequence ATGCGCTTTCGCGGGAAATCGATCCGCCGGAAGATCGTGGCGCTGCTGCTCGTGCCCCTGGTGGCTCTGACCGGTGTCTGGACGTTCGCCACGGTACTGACGGGCCGTGAGGCGAGCGATCTCTTCAGGGTGGCGGACATCGTCGAGGAGGTCGGCTTTCCCACCGAGGACACCATCCGGGTGCTTCAGCAGGAACGCCGCCAGACCCTCGTCTACCTTGCCGACCCGAGGGCCTCCGAGGCGCTCACGGCCCTCGAACGCAGCCGGTCCGCCACCGATGAGGCCGTCGACGAATTCCGCGCACACGCCCGGGACTCCGAGCTGAGGGACGAGATGGGCGAGGCCACCTCGCTGCGGCTCACGGCCATCCTCGACGCCCTCGACGGCCTGCCCTCCCTGCGTACGACCGTCGAGAACGGCACCGTCACCGTCCCCGAGGCCCTCGGCCACTACAACAACCTCGTCGACCCCTGCTTCACCCTCCTGTCCAACCTCCCCGCCCTGGACAGCGTGGAGATGGACAAGCAGGGCCGAGCACTGGTCAACGTCGGCCGCGCCCGCGAACTCCTCTCCCGCGAGGACGCCCTGCTCAGCTCCGTACTCGTGGCGGACCGGATCACCCAGGACGAGATCCGCGACTTCTCCGACCTCGTGGCTCAGCGCACCCTGATGTACGACATCAGCCTGCCGCAACTGCCCTCCTCCGAGCGTGACCGCTTCCAGCGCTACTGGAGGAACGCGAACACCGCGCCCCTGCGCTCGGTCGAACAGGCCGTCATCGCCTCCGACCCCGGTGAGCCCAGCGGCGTCACCGCCAAGAGCTGGGACACCGCCGTCGAGCCCGTGCTCTCCGACCTCCGCGACCTCAGCGTCGAGGCCGGCGACCGCTATCAGGACCGCGTCCGGCCCCTGGCCACCGACGTCATCCTCAAGGCCGCCGTCGCCGGCGTCCTCGGCCTCTTCGCCGTGCTCTTCTCACTCTTCATGTCCGTCCGCATCGGCCGGGTCCTCATCCGCGACCTGCGCAAGCTCCGCCAGGAAGCCCATGAGACCGCAGGAGTGCGGCTGCCCAGCGTGATGCGCCGGCTCGCCGCGGGCGAGCAGGTCGACGTGGAGACCGAAGTGCCGCGCCTGGAGTACGACAAGAACGAGATCGGCGAGGTCAGTCGGGCCCTCAACACCCTGCAGCGGGCCGCCGTAGAGGCCGCGGTCAAGCAGTCCGAACTCCGCAGTGGCATCTCCGAGGTCTTCGTCAACCTCGCCCGCCGCAGCCAGGTCCTGCTCCACAAGCAGCTCACCCTCCTCGACACCATGGAACGCCGGACCGAGGACACCGACGAACTCGCCGACCTGTTCCGCCTGGACCACCTGACGACCCGTATGCGTCGGCACGCCGAGGGCCTGGTCATCCTCTCCGGCGCCGCCCCGTCCCGGCAGTGGCGCAAGCCCATTCAGCTGATGGACGTCGTCCGCGCGGCCGTCGCCGAGGTCGAGGACTACGAGCGCATCGAGGTCCGCCGGCTGCCGCGGGTCGCCGTGACCGGACCCGCGGTCGCCGACCTCACCCACCTCGTGGCCGAACTCCTGGAGAACGCCACGGTGTTCTCGCCCCCGCACACGGCTGTGCAGGTGCTCGGCGAGCGTGTCGCCAACGGCTTCACCCTGGAGATCCACGACCGCGGCCTCGGTATGTCGGCCGAGGCGCTCCTCGACGCCAACCTCAAGCTCGCCGAGACCCCCGACTTCGAGCTCTCCGACACCGACCGCCTCGGTCTCTTCGTGGTCAGCAGGCTCGCCCAGCGCCAGAAGGTGCGCGTCTCCCTCCAGCCGTCCCCGTACGGCGGCACCACGGCCGTGGTCTTCATCCCGGACGCCCTGCTCACCGACGACGTCCCCGACACCAACGGCATCGGCTTCCGCCTCGACCGTGCCCACCCCACCCGGGAGGCCGAGCTGGAAGAGGAGCGCAACGCGGCTCTCTCCCAGGTGCCCGTGCGGCTTCCGGGACTCTCCGCCGCCATCCTGGACGGCCCGGTGGAACTGGAGGCACCGGTCGAGCTGGAGCCCCTGGCCGGCTTCCCGGGCGCCCTCGACGACGAGGACGGCGAGCGGGGTGGACTGTTCCGGCCGCGCCGCTCCCTCACCGGCGTCGCCGACGAGCAGCACCCGGCACGCGACGGCGAAGGGCAGCAGGCCCCCCTCACCGATCCCGACCCGACGGTAGGGCCCGTACCGCTGCCGCAGCGCCGGACCCCGCATCTCGTCAGCTCGCACGGCCGTTCGGTGACCGGGCCCCGGCCGAGGCACTCCGACGACGAGTCCCAGCAGGGCCGTGCGGGAGGGACGGAGGGGCTCGCCGACACACGGCCGCTCACCGCCCTCCGCGGCGACCGCGCCGAACCGTCGGCCCACCCTGGAACCGACCGCAACGAACCCGGCCCGCTCCCCGGGGCGCACCGCGCCGGAGCCCTGCCCGCGGGCGGCCACGAAGGTCCCGCCCTGCCCCAACGCCGTCGCACGAACCAGTCCGGCGGCGCGGACCCGACAACCTCGCAGTACGGGGTGGGCGAGCCCACCCCGCGCACGGACACGACGACCGACCAGGCAGAATCAGTACCGAGCCCGCTGCCCCGTCGCGTCCGACAGGCCAACCTGGCACCGCAGTTGAAGGACGGCCCCGAACGGCGTGCCGAACGCGAGAGGACCCGCCCCGAGCGGCGCCCGGATCCGACCGAACGCGACGCCGACGAGGTACGCAGCCGTATGGCCTCGCTCCAACGGGGTTGGCAGCGCGGCCGCGAGGAGAACGTCGAGGGCGACGACGCCCACGACGTCTCAGCACCACGAGGAACGATTGAGGGGGACGGTCGATGA
- a CDS encoding nuclear transport factor 2 family protein, whose translation MTVKEDDAARRAAAQHALTEHLRLTAAGRVEEWVELFAPDAVLEFPYAPAGVPQRVTGRDALVEHMSNFPETFDVEFVDLVFHETVDPSLVIAEFRSKGTAVPTGKPYEQTCISVVRTDDDARITHYLDYWNPLVAIEALTPNDVPSDSDLSVTFGG comes from the coding sequence ATGACAGTCAAGGAAGACGACGCCGCCCGCCGCGCCGCTGCCCAGCACGCCCTGACCGAGCATCTGCGCCTTACCGCCGCAGGACGCGTCGAGGAATGGGTGGAGCTGTTCGCCCCGGACGCGGTGCTCGAGTTCCCGTACGCGCCGGCCGGCGTGCCCCAGCGAGTGACGGGGCGAGACGCACTGGTCGAGCACATGAGCAACTTTCCCGAGACCTTTGACGTCGAGTTCGTCGACCTGGTGTTCCACGAGACGGTCGATCCGAGTCTGGTGATCGCTGAATTCCGCTCGAAGGGAACGGCGGTGCCGACCGGCAAGCCGTACGAGCAGACGTGCATCTCCGTCGTCCGGACCGACGACGACGCGCGCATCACCCACTACCTGGACTACTGGAACCCGCTGGTGGCGATCGAGGCGCTCACGCCCAACGACGTGCCGTCCGACTCTGACCTCAGCGTGACTTTTGGAGGCTGA